In Nocardia sp. NBC_00403, the DNA window GCTATGTCGAGTCCAGATTCGGCGCATCGGCGGATCCAGCGCAATGGGCGGTGGTCGGCTGGTCAATGGGCGGCACCTGCGCGGTCGATCTGGCTGTGATGCATCCGGAGCTCATGCGCACCTTCGTCGATATCGCGGGCGACATCGGTCCGGCCTCGGGCACCAGGGAGCAGACCATCGCCCGCCTCTTCGGCGGCGATGCCGACCAATGGGCGGCCTTCGACCCGCTGACCGTGATGGCCGAACACGGCCCGTATACCGGCACCGCCGGACTCTTCGACGATCTGACCCCGCCGCCGCACGCCAGGACGGGTGGACATCCCCGGCCACCCGCCGACGACTCTTCGGCCGGCCTGGGCGGCCACGACGGTGTGCCCGACACCGGCGAGGTCGGCGCGGCCGAGCAGCTGTGCAAGCAGGGCCGCGAGGTCGGCATCGACTGCACGATCCACACCACTCAGGGCGGGCACACCTGGCAATTCGCCTCGGCGGCCTTCACCGCATCGTTCCCGTGGATCGTCGCCCGCGTCGGTCTTCCGGTACCCGATGCCCTGTGAACTATCGGATCACCCCATAAGCGCGCACCACCCCTACCCCTGAGTGCTCGAGGTCGGTCGCGGCGCATGGTCGGGGCACCTGAGCGGCATCCGAGGGAGATGCGGTTGCGGGTCGATTGCTACGGGGTCGGGGCGACGTCTCGAGTGGGGTCGGGGCGGAAAGTGCGGCGGTAGGTTCGGGGGGAGACGCCTATTGCTTCGTGGAGGTGTTGGCGTAGGGAGCCGCCGGTGGCGAAGCCGACTTCGCCTGCGATCCGATCGATCGGGAGGTCGGTGGATTCCAGGAGGTCCCGGGCTCGGAAGACGCGCTGCTGGATGAGCCAGCGGCCGGGGCTCATGCCGACCTCGTCGCGGAAGCGGCGAGCGAAGGTGCGCTTGCTCATACGGGCGTGGGCGGCGAGATCGTCCATGGTCAAGGGCAATCCGAGGTTTTCCAGCGCCCAATGGCGGGCGGCCGCGGTGCCGGTGGAGGCCGACGGCGGCACCGGCTGTTCGATGTATTGGGCTTGGCCGCCGTCGCGCCAGGGCGGGATGACACAGCGGCGGGCTACCCGGTTGGCGACTTCGCTGCCGTGGTCGCGGCGCACCAGGTGCAGGCAGATGTCGATGCCCGCTGCCGCGCCCGCCGAGGTGAGGACGTCGCCGTCGTCGACGTACAACACGTCCGGGTCGAGATGCACCTTCGGAAAGGTGCGGCGGAACAGGTCGGCTTGATTCCAATGCGTCGTGGCGGGCCTGCCGTCCAATAACCCGGCGGCCGCGGCGACGAACGCACCGGTGCAGATGGACACGATTCTGGCGCCCGGTCGAATCCGCGCGAGCGCGTCCGACACGGTGGGCGGCAGCTCGCCATCGAGGGTCATCGCAATGTCGCACGCCGGGATGACCACGGTGTCCGCGGTGGCCAACGCACTGCTGTCGAGTTCGACGGCAATCGCGAAATCGGAGCGGGTCGCCACCGGCCTCCCGTCGATCGAGCAGGTCATGACCTCGTACCGGTCCGGGGCGGTACCGAACACCCGGCTCGGAATTCCCAGCTCGAAGGGATACACGCCGTCGAGCGCCAATACGACCACGCGGTGCCGGACCGAATCATCACGCACCGAAGCATCCGCCACCATGGCACGATCATATCGAATTATGGCAATCGTGCCATTTTCTCGATTGGTTGCGGCAGGCAATGTCGAGTGCATGAGTGAAGACAAGACAATGCGTGCGATCAGCCAGGACGTTCTCGGCGGGCCCGAGGTTCTCATAGAGGCGCAACTGCCACGTCCGGTGCCCGGGCCCGGCGAGATTCTGGTTCGCGTGCGTGCGGCGGGACTCAACCCGACCGACTGGCGACACCGCGCAGTGCCCGGTCTGTTCCTCGCGGAGCCGCCGTTCGTACTCGGCTGGGACGTATCCGGCGACGTGGTCGCAACCGGCATCGGGGTGACGCTCTTCGCGCCTGGCGACGAGGTCTTCGGCATGCTCCCCTACCCGTACGGTCACGGCGCGCTCGCCGAGTACACGACCGGACCGGCACGCGCCTTCGCACGGAAACCGACTGGGCTGGACCATATTCGAGCCGCCGCGATCCCGCTCGCCGCCCTCACCGCCTGGCAGGCACTTGTCGATACCGCGGACCTCACCGCCGGACAGCGCGTCCTGATCCATGCCGCCGCGGGCGGCGTCGGACACTTCGCCGTCCAAATCGCCAAGGCCCGTGGCGCATACGTGATCGGCACCGCGAGCGCGGCCAATCACGAATTCCTGAGCGCTCTCGGCGTCGACGAGGCGATCGATTACCGGACAACAGATTTCGCCGAGGCAGCCCGCGATGTGGACGTGGTGCTCGACTCGATCGACGACGAGAACAGCCTCCGCTCCCTGCACACCCTGCGCCCCGGCGGCCTGCTGATCTCCCTGCGTGCCTTCGGCCCTGCCGATTTGGCGGCCGAGGCCGACATGTTGGGCGTACGCGCAGTCCGCATGCTGGTGGAAGACGACCACGCCGGCATGACCGCGCTCGCACAACTCGCCGAAACCGGCGCGCTGCGACCGACAATCGCCGGGACCTTCCCACTGGCAGACGCCGCAAAGGCGCACGCACTCGGCGACACCGGCCGCACCGTAGGCAAGTTGGTGCTGACGGTGCCGTAGCGTAACCGGACCGCAGGCACAGTCATGGCCGAATGCGTAACCGATAGGACTCGAGTGCTTGCCCTACCGCCGGGCGAGAACCCGGTCGGACGATCGGCCGGCACAAATGCGACCGACATGTCGGGGGCGACTACATTCCCGGCCCGGCGATAGAAGGCCAGCACATGCTTCGGGGCGGCCCGCACATTTGCGGACCGCCCCGAGTACGGCGGCTACTGCCGGCCGTGCAGCACTGCGAAAATCGGACTACTCGTCGTCGAGTTCCGCGAGGACCTCGTCGGACAGGTCGACGTTGGTGTAGACGTTCTGCACGTCATCGCTATCTTCGAGCGCGTCGACCAGCTTGAACACCTTGCGCGCACCATCCGCGTCGACCGCGACCGACACCGACGGCTGGAAGCCCGATTCGGCAGAGTCGTAATCGATTCCGGCAGACTGCAGCGCGGAGCGCACGGCGATCAGGTCGGACGGGTCGCTGATGATCTCGAAGGTGTCACCGAGGTCGTTGACCTCCTCCGCACCCGCGTCGAGCACAGCCATGAGAACGTCGTCCTCGGACAGGCCGTTCTTCTCCAGCGTGACGACACCCTTGCGGTGGAACAGGTACGAGACCGAACCCGGGTCGGCCATATTGCCGCCGTTGCGGGTCATCGCGACACGCACCTCGCCCGCGGCGCGGTTGCGGTTGTCGGTGAGGCACTCGATCAGCACCGCGACACCGTTGGGTCCGTAGCCCTCGTACGTGATCGTCTGCCAGTCGGCGCCACCGGCTTCTTCGCCGCCGCCGCGCTTACGGGCACGCTCGATGTTGTCGTTGGGCACTGACGACTTCTTCGCCTTTTGAATGGCGTCGAAAAGCGTCGGATTACCGGCCGGGTCACTGCCACCTGTGCGGGCCGCCACCTCGATGTTCTTGATCAGCTTGGCGAAGAGCTTGCCACGCTTCGCATCGATCCCAGCCTTCTTGTGCTTGGTGGTGGCCCATTTGGAGTGGCCGCTCATTCCCTACTTCCTCCAGGTCGACTGCACGTCTGATTGTGCGCACGGTACCCGTTCCGGCCGGGTAGACAACTCCCCCAGCCTACTCGGCCTGTCGCCACGCCTGCTCCAGGCTCACATCGGGGCGGGATTCGCACCACGCATGAGCCCGGCTCGAGCTACGGCTACGCCTCGCGCACCAGGTCCACGAACATCCGGTGCACCCGCAGGTCGCCGGTGACCTCGGGGTGGAACGACGTCGCGAGGACCTTCCCCTGCCGCACCGCGACGATACGTCCGGCGAACGGACCGCTCGGCACCGTGGCAAGCACCTCGACGCCCTCGCCTGCACGCTCTACCCACGGCGCCCGGATGAACACCGCGCGGATCGGGCCCTCGTCGAGGCCCGCGAAATCCAGATCGGTCTCGAACGAGTCGACCTGACGACCGAAAGCATTGCGACGCACCGTCATATCAATACCCGACAGGTGCTTGGCATCGGGTCGGGTGTCGAGCACCTCGGAGCCGAGCAGGATCATCCCGGCGCAGGAACCGAAGGCGGGCATGCCCGCACGCAGCCGGGCGCGCAGCGGTTCCAACAGCTCGAACACCTCGAGCAGCTTGCTGATAGTGGTCGACTCACCGCCCGGCAGCACCAGTGCGTCGACGGCGGCGAGCTCGGATTCGCGGCGCACCAGAACAGGTTCCGCACCGCACAGTGCGAGCGCCGCGACATGTTCGCGCACGTCACCCTGCAGCGCGAGCACGCCGATGGTCGGCCGGGAAGGGACCTGCTGCGCGCCTGCGGCCGGCGAGGCTACCGAGGATGCGTTCACGATCGAGAGCTTACGAGCCACCGCGGTGTGGCCCTGCTCACGGTCGCCTTCAAGGTTCCGTCAACGCGGGTCCGCATGACCAGCAACAGGCCGACACTCGCACTGTGATTGCTGTCTTGCCGCGCCGGACGCCAGAGCCGCGCGGAGATGCGGGTGCCACCCCGAACCGGCGCGGGTTGACCGTTTCGACCGGATTGGCGGGCCTGTCCCTCGACGCCATGGCGTCGGTGTCCTACGGTCCGGAAGCGATCGT includes these proteins:
- a CDS encoding GlxA family transcriptional regulator is translated as MVADASVRDDSVRHRVVVLALDGVYPFELGIPSRVFGTAPDRYEVMTCSIDGRPVATRSDFAIAVELDSSALATADTVVIPACDIAMTLDGELPPTVSDALARIRPGARIVSICTGAFVAAAAGLLDGRPATTHWNQADLFRRTFPKVHLDPDVLYVDDGDVLTSAGAAAGIDICLHLVRRDHGSEVANRVARRCVIPPWRDGGQAQYIEQPVPPSASTGTAAARHWALENLGLPLTMDDLAAHARMSKRTFARRFRDEVGMSPGRWLIQQRVFRARDLLESTDLPIDRIAGEVGFATGGSLRQHLHEAIGVSPRTYRRTFRPDPTRDVAPTP
- a CDS encoding NADP-dependent oxidoreductase; protein product: MSEDKTMRAISQDVLGGPEVLIEAQLPRPVPGPGEILVRVRAAGLNPTDWRHRAVPGLFLAEPPFVLGWDVSGDVVATGIGVTLFAPGDEVFGMLPYPYGHGALAEYTTGPARAFARKPTGLDHIRAAAIPLAALTAWQALVDTADLTAGQRVLIHAAAGGVGHFAVQIAKARGAYVIGTASAANHEFLSALGVDEAIDYRTTDFAEAARDVDVVLDSIDDENSLRSLHTLRPGGLLISLRAFGPADLAAEADMLGVRAVRMLVEDDHAGMTALAQLAETGALRPTIAGTFPLADAAKAHALGDTGRTVGKLVLTVP
- a CDS encoding YebC/PmpR family DNA-binding transcriptional regulator, coding for MSGHSKWATTKHKKAGIDAKRGKLFAKLIKNIEVAARTGGSDPAGNPTLFDAIQKAKKSSVPNDNIERARKRGGGEEAGGADWQTITYEGYGPNGVAVLIECLTDNRNRAAGEVRVAMTRNGGNMADPGSVSYLFHRKGVVTLEKNGLSEDDVLMAVLDAGAEEVNDLGDTFEIISDPSDLIAVRSALQSAGIDYDSAESGFQPSVSVAVDADGARKVFKLVDALEDSDDVQNVYTNVDLSDEVLAELDDE
- the pdxT gene encoding pyridoxal 5'-phosphate synthase glutaminase subunit PdxT; translation: MNASSVASPAAGAQQVPSRPTIGVLALQGDVREHVAALALCGAEPVLVRRESELAAVDALVLPGGESTTISKLLEVFELLEPLRARLRAGMPAFGSCAGMILLGSEVLDTRPDAKHLSGIDMTVRRNAFGRQVDSFETDLDFAGLDEGPIRAVFIRAPWVERAGEGVEVLATVPSGPFAGRIVAVRQGKVLATSFHPEVTGDLRVHRMFVDLVREA